A genomic region of Lytechinus pictus isolate F3 Inbred chromosome 2, Lp3.0, whole genome shotgun sequence contains the following coding sequences:
- the LOC135153250 gene encoding eggshell protein 2A-like, translated as MVIAKDITEHKDQEMSAPYEHLFQGGGDNHDYHVDDGDEEDSDGGGEDGVDFEGGVDDGEEDGGGGGRCAGGGGGRCDGGGCGVDDDGVQVDFEGGFDGAEDGGGGGDGR; from the exons ATGGTCATTGCCAAAGACATCACCGAGCATAAAGACCAAGAAATGTCTGCTCCGTATGAACATCTTTTCCAA GGTGGtggtgataatcatgattatcacgtagatgatggtgatgaggaggatagtgatggtggtggtgaagatggTGTTGACTTTGAAGgcggtgttgatgatggtgaggaggatggtggtggtggtggtcgttgtgctggtggtggtggtggtcgttgtgatggtggtggttgtggtgttgatgatgatggtgttcaAGTTGACTTTGAAGGCGGTTTTGATGGTGCtgaggatggtggtggtggcggtgatggtCGTTGa
- the LOC129253846 gene encoding cytochrome P450 10-like isoform X2: MLPSSVGRTSACRVASMAQQILHRQVSTMVSSEHTEDVKPFDQIPGPKGVPFFGSLFDYTGLGPYKLDKLHEATVDRFRNFGPIFKETLAGVTHVHIIDPTDVRELFRNEGRSPKRTPIDAMVKYRQTRSRHIGMANTEGDEWQKLRKPVQHLLMKPHSVNAYIPIMEECADDFVTLMRETQDMESKEVPDFNHKMQRWTLESTCAIVFDTRMGCLNTGLDNNPEALEMIVSVSNFFDSLKDLTFSFPFWKFGITTKAWTKFTEAQDYFFGMSKKYATLALERMKTAVGTGPQNSEGTFLECLLARRDFDIDSLCDLMNDLMIAAVETTASTLAFNLYCLAKNPDVQEKVFQEINEAIPPGTKVTAESLQNLPYLKACIKETVRVFPTVDGTNRIPSREIALAGYKIPPDTIVRIHCIAGLMEEYFPSPEKYKPERWLRGDAECENIDPYLILPFGHGSRMCTGRRMAEQDLYIMLIKIVQNFKIEWHHEEDMELIFRLTNVPDRPAQFRFISRT, from the exons ATGTTGCCATCAAGCGTCGGCCGGACATCGGCCTGCCGTGTTGCATCCATGGCTCAACAGATCCTCCACAGACAAGTTAGTACAATGGTTAGCTCGGAACATACAGAAGACGTCAAACCCTTTGATCAGATCCCTGGACCTAAAGGTGTACCCTTCTTTGGATCACTTTTTGACTACACTGGCCTTG GCCCCTACAAGTTAGACAAACTACACGAAGCTACCGTGGACAGATTCCGCAACTTTGGACCCATCTTTAAGGAGACTCTGGCAGGTGTCACGCATGTCCACATCATTGACCCTACAGATGTCCGGGAACTTTTCAGAAACGAGGGGAGGAGTCCAAAGAGAACGCCTATAGATGCTATGGTCAAATACAGGCAGACAAGGAGCAGACACATTGGCATGGCAAACAC AGAGGGGGACGAATGGCAGAAGCTTCGGAAACCGGTTCAGCATCTCTTGATGAAGCCTCACAGTGTGAATGCTTATATTCCCATCATGGAAGAATGTGCAGATGACTTTGTGACACTGATGAGGGAAACGCAAGACATGGAATCTAAAGAAGTGCCAGATTTCAACCACAAAATGCAAAGATGGACGTTAGAAT CCACATGTGCCATTGTCTTTGACACAAGGATGGGGTGTCTGAACACCGGTCTTGACAACAACCCTGAAGCCTTGGAGATGATCGTCTCAGTGTCCAACTTCTTTGACAGTCTCAAAGACCTTACTTTTAGCTTTCCCTTCTGGAAGTTTGGCATCACCACAAAGGCATGGACGAAGTTCACAGAGGCACAGGACTACTTCTTCGG AATGTCGAAAAAGTATGCCACACTAGCACTTGAAAGGATGAAGACAGCTGTCGGCACTGGACCTCAAAATTCTGAAGGAACTTTTCTGGAATGCCTACTGGCCCGGAGAGACTTTGATATTGATAGCCTATGTGATCTCATGAATGATCTCATGATTGCAGCAGTTGAAACG ACAGCGAGCACTCTGGCGTTTAACCTGTACTGCTTAGCTAAGAACCCTGATGTCCAAGAGAAGGTGTTTCAAGAGATCAACGAAGCTATACCACCAGGAACAAAAGTCACTGCAGAGTCATTGCAGAATCTTCCTTACCTCAAGGCTTGCATAAAAGAAACTGTCAG GGTCTTCCCAACTGTTGATGGTACAAACAGAATACCATCGAGAGAAATTGCCCTTGCTGGTTACAAAATCCCTCCGGAT ACGATCGTCAGAATTCACTGCATTGCCGGGCTCATGGAAGAGTACTTTCCTTCACCAGAGAAATACAAACCTGAAAGATGGCTGAGGGGTGATGCAGAGTGTGAGAACATTGATCCCTATCTCATCCTCCCATTCGGTCATGGTTCCAGGATGTGTACGGGTAGGCGGATGGCTGAACAAGACCTATACATCATGCTCATCAAG ATTGTTCAGAACTTCAAGATTGAGTGGCACCATGAGGAAGACATGGAACTTATCTTCAGACTCACAAATGTTCCTGACAGGCCTGCACAGTTCAGATTCATCAGTAGAACATGA
- the LOC129253846 gene encoding cytochrome P450 10-like isoform X1, whose protein sequence is MYTVRTKLSKMLPSSVGRTSACRVASMAQQILHRQVSTMVSSEHTEDVKPFDQIPGPKGVPFFGSLFDYTGLGPYKLDKLHEATVDRFRNFGPIFKETLAGVTHVHIIDPTDVRELFRNEGRSPKRTPIDAMVKYRQTRSRHIGMANTEGDEWQKLRKPVQHLLMKPHSVNAYIPIMEECADDFVTLMRETQDMESKEVPDFNHKMQRWTLESTCAIVFDTRMGCLNTGLDNNPEALEMIVSVSNFFDSLKDLTFSFPFWKFGITTKAWTKFTEAQDYFFGMSKKYATLALERMKTAVGTGPQNSEGTFLECLLARRDFDIDSLCDLMNDLMIAAVETTASTLAFNLYCLAKNPDVQEKVFQEINEAIPPGTKVTAESLQNLPYLKACIKETVRVFPTVDGTNRIPSREIALAGYKIPPDTIVRIHCIAGLMEEYFPSPEKYKPERWLRGDAECENIDPYLILPFGHGSRMCTGRRMAEQDLYIMLIKIVQNFKIEWHHEEDMELIFRLTNVPDRPAQFRFISRT, encoded by the exons AACAAAGTTGTCAAAGATGTTGCCATCAAGCGTCGGCCGGACATCGGCCTGCCGTGTTGCATCCATGGCTCAACAGATCCTCCACAGACAAGTTAGTACAATGGTTAGCTCGGAACATACAGAAGACGTCAAACCCTTTGATCAGATCCCTGGACCTAAAGGTGTACCCTTCTTTGGATCACTTTTTGACTACACTGGCCTTG GCCCCTACAAGTTAGACAAACTACACGAAGCTACCGTGGACAGATTCCGCAACTTTGGACCCATCTTTAAGGAGACTCTGGCAGGTGTCACGCATGTCCACATCATTGACCCTACAGATGTCCGGGAACTTTTCAGAAACGAGGGGAGGAGTCCAAAGAGAACGCCTATAGATGCTATGGTCAAATACAGGCAGACAAGGAGCAGACACATTGGCATGGCAAACAC AGAGGGGGACGAATGGCAGAAGCTTCGGAAACCGGTTCAGCATCTCTTGATGAAGCCTCACAGTGTGAATGCTTATATTCCCATCATGGAAGAATGTGCAGATGACTTTGTGACACTGATGAGGGAAACGCAAGACATGGAATCTAAAGAAGTGCCAGATTTCAACCACAAAATGCAAAGATGGACGTTAGAAT CCACATGTGCCATTGTCTTTGACACAAGGATGGGGTGTCTGAACACCGGTCTTGACAACAACCCTGAAGCCTTGGAGATGATCGTCTCAGTGTCCAACTTCTTTGACAGTCTCAAAGACCTTACTTTTAGCTTTCCCTTCTGGAAGTTTGGCATCACCACAAAGGCATGGACGAAGTTCACAGAGGCACAGGACTACTTCTTCGG AATGTCGAAAAAGTATGCCACACTAGCACTTGAAAGGATGAAGACAGCTGTCGGCACTGGACCTCAAAATTCTGAAGGAACTTTTCTGGAATGCCTACTGGCCCGGAGAGACTTTGATATTGATAGCCTATGTGATCTCATGAATGATCTCATGATTGCAGCAGTTGAAACG ACAGCGAGCACTCTGGCGTTTAACCTGTACTGCTTAGCTAAGAACCCTGATGTCCAAGAGAAGGTGTTTCAAGAGATCAACGAAGCTATACCACCAGGAACAAAAGTCACTGCAGAGTCATTGCAGAATCTTCCTTACCTCAAGGCTTGCATAAAAGAAACTGTCAG GGTCTTCCCAACTGTTGATGGTACAAACAGAATACCATCGAGAGAAATTGCCCTTGCTGGTTACAAAATCCCTCCGGAT ACGATCGTCAGAATTCACTGCATTGCCGGGCTCATGGAAGAGTACTTTCCTTCACCAGAGAAATACAAACCTGAAAGATGGCTGAGGGGTGATGCAGAGTGTGAGAACATTGATCCCTATCTCATCCTCCCATTCGGTCATGGTTCCAGGATGTGTACGGGTAGGCGGATGGCTGAACAAGACCTATACATCATGCTCATCAAG ATTGTTCAGAACTTCAAGATTGAGTGGCACCATGAGGAAGACATGGAACTTATCTTCAGACTCACAAATGTTCCTGACAGGCCTGCACAGTTCAGATTCATCAGTAGAACATGA